The DNA region CTATGATGCTTTTCGAGTCGCTTGCCAATGGCGAGTGGTTCAAACGAAAAcccatcatcctcttcttgaACAAGATTGACTTGTTCAAGGGGAAACTGGAAATGTCGCCAGTAGCCAAGCATTTCCCTGATTTTACCGGCTCGAACAGCGATTTTGATGCGGCCGCAAGGTACTTTGCCGATCGATTCCGTGGTATCAACCGGATACCTGACCGTGAAATCTACATCCATTACACCAATGCCACCGACACGACATTGCTCAAGGCGACTATGGACTCAGTTCAAGATATGATTATCCAGAAGAATCTTCATACCCTGATACTCTAAGCCTTTGCTCTCTATCTTTTCTCAGGGCGACTGGCGTTTATTTTATGAGGCTTTCCGCTGGCATGAGAACCAGGATTTCGTTTTCTTCCCAAGTCTGTCACTTCGCATTGCATTTCAGCGTCTTAtacttctttctcttctttcttcaccCTTTGCATTTTGATTGATATCATTCTTCTttgattctttttcttcagaAGCGCTTGATAGCGGCGTCCGTGTGGACTACTTGATTCTCGTTACTACCATTTTTGCATTAAGGCCTATGCCTATGCCTGGGTATATACTCTGACTTGGTGATaatctttctttctttgggATACAGGCGAtacctttctttccttctttcctttttttttttttctttactACTGCCTTTCAGGCCTAACGACTCTTATCCATTGCTCGTTTGCCTATGTCACTGTCTCTTTGCTACTGTCTCGATACCTGTATaccatttttcttttgggGTGTATTTCTTTTCCGTCCTCCGCTCAGGTAGTGTCTAATATGTGATATTTATTGGTTTCTCAGCATTTGTTAGTGTAGTATTGGTCTTGAACGTTGAGATAATTAGCATCCATAGTCTTGCTGTCCAAATATATGTTTCCGCATCTAAAAGTGTCTGGAGGTGGCGGTATCAGCTGCTCTGAACAACCATGAGTATACAACTCAATTGCCATGAGACGACAATTCCCACCAATAACCATTTATCTATATCAAAAATCCCTAGCACATCTCCGTTTCTTTATGTAGGATGATGTGACGCTCATCGTGACCCGCTTACATAATACCCGCATGATCATGACCCCGATTCCGGTCCGCCTCGAATTCGCCTCTTCCGACCCGAATCTGACTTCTTCCAACCACACCACCTGGTTGTTTCTCCCAGCAATCCTGGGCGCAACTCCAACACAAAATGCTGTCGTCCTCATTACGTCGGGCGGCATGGACACCCATCGTGCCAATCTCCGGCATTGCCCGCACAGCAGCCGGCGCAGCCGGTGCAGCGGCCGGTGCTAGCGCTGCTGCAAGCACCACCTCGAACAACATGACCACCAACAATAGCAACGGCGGATTGATGCCACAGTATGTCCGTCAGCGTCGATattcatcttcgtcgtcgaaaCCTAGTGATGGGTTTGATGCGTCGGGTCCTTCGTCGGGGCAGACGCCTGCGAAGGGCGTGAATGGTGGTACTGGGGAGAGTAAGCgggaggggaggaggagTCGGAGGGCAGGGAAGGAGCAGCGGTCtgctcagcagcagcagcacgatGCGGCGTTTTCGAAGTTGCCAAGTGTGCCGTCGACGCAGTATCAGCAGCCGCATGGTGAGTGATTTGCgatgcaaaagaaaaagagacaaagaaaaaccTGCTAACGAGCGCATAGACGTGCATGTAGCGTCGTTCTTCTCGATCCACCGTCCCATCTCCGTTTCTACGACAGTTCCGCCGTCCTCGAACCAGGAGGCCTTCGACGCGATCTTTTCCTCGAAGAAATCGGCCAAGGCTGAGCAGGAAGATGTGATGCTCACACTGTCCTCCGCCGTCCAGTCGATGGAGAATACCGCGGCCGAGCACGACGACCTTGGCAGACACCTAGAGGTTGACGTGCAGCCGTACGACTCCATGAATATGTCCGACATCAAGCTCTCCGTCGACGAGCTCGCCAAGCGCCTCCGCGCATTCCACCCTCCCCCGCCGCCAATGCCCTTCGACGAGGCCAAGGAAGTCGCCAACGCGCGCCAATTGGAATCGTCTCAGGAAAACTCCTACTCGACTGTCCTGACCATCCACGAGTCCACGGACGCCACCGGCCGCAAGACCTACGAGGCTCACACCACCCCGTTCGTCCGAACGCAGGACATGGACGCCCCCGGCGCCACGGAGCATGAGGAATTCATCGACGTTCCTCAAAGCAAGGGGACGACCTACATCGAGCGTCTGCGCAACAACCGCACGATGCACGCCATCAGCACTAAGAGACGACGAAAGgccaagatgaagaagcaCAAATACAAGAAGCTTCTGCGGAACACAAGAACCCTGAGACGGAAGCTTGACAAGGCTTAAACTTCTCGTTTCTCTTTGGCTCTTCTCTTTGGCTCTTCTCTTTGTACCTTATACATCCGTTTTTCTCAGTTCTTATTTTAACGTCTCGGATGTTTTTGTTGACATCTAGATATCCCATGGTGGTACGAAATCACAATTGTTGACCATTTcctttgcttttcttgttCATGGTTGTTTtatcactttttttttcatctCATAACTCAAGCATCTAtcatctcttcttcctgtctATCTAGATAAATCCTCTGCTACAAACTATCATTATGAATGAAGAACATTGCATTAGATATTTTCGGAGATTTATGCTGCTGTGGTGATGATCCTTGAGTCGAGTATCTCCAATGTTGAGTTTAAGAGTAAACAGGCTATCAATTCAATGACTAAAAGGCGATGTTCAAAGCAAAAACCGAAACAGACAATAACCCGTAAAGTACATTTCGACGTTGAAACAGGGCATGCAATGATGTATCTAGCAG from Aspergillus chevalieri M1 DNA, chromosome 2, nearly complete sequence includes:
- a CDS encoding mitochondrial 37S ribosomal protein mS38 (COG:S;~EggNog:ENOG410PRE8;~InterPro:IPR013177;~PFAM:PF08213); its protein translation is MLSSSLRRAAWTPIVPISGIARTAAGAAGAAAGASAAASTTSNNMTTNNSNGGLMPQYVRQRRYSSSSSKPSDGFDASGPSSGQTPAKGVNGGTGESKREGRRSRRAGKEQRSAQQQQHDAAFSKLPSVPSTQYQQPHDVHVASFFSIHRPISVSTTVPPSSNQEAFDAIFSSKKSAKAEQEDVMLTLSSAVQSMENTAAEHDDLGRHLEVDVQPYDSMNMSDIKLSVDELAKRLRAFHPPPPPMPFDEAKEVANARQLESSQENSYSTVLTIHESTDATGRKTYEAHTTPFVRTQDMDAPGATEHEEFIDVPQSKGTTYIERLRNNRTMHAISTKRRRKAKMKKHKYKKLLRNTRTLRRKLDKA